AAATATCATACCTAATTGGAGTATTTATGCCTTTAGTTGCATCCAAACTATTTTGTACAGACTCTCTTATTAATAAATCCAACATTGGAGTATGACTGTTCTGTATTAAGCGTAATAAAGAACTCCCTGTTTGTGCCATTCATTAAATCAATTCTAGAAATTCTTTTTTACCCACATTTAAATAATCCAACGATCGAAGAGAAAATACATCAAGGTAGAAAAAGAGTTGATGTAGTAATGAACAATATTGCAAATTCTGGTTTTTTCAACAGGTTGCATTTGGCCAATAAAATATTTTGTCCTTATGTCTTTATTGAATGTAAAAACTATGGAAAGGACATTGCCAATCCAGAAATAGATCAATTGTCAGGTAGATTTGGGTTTAATAAGGGTAAATTCGGAATATTAATGTGCAGAACTATTATAGATAAAAAATTACTATATCAAAGGTGTTCTGATACTTTTAAAGATGACAGAGGCTTAATTATACCTTTAGACGATAATGATGTTATCTCCTTGCTGGAATCGTTTAAAAGTAGTGATATTGATATTGATCAGAAACTTGAGTCTATCAAAAGGTTAATAATACTCAATGGCTGATTTTATTTATTACCTCTTATATAGTTTTGAGTATTAATACAGGAAAACTATTACACGATTTTATACATCATTAAACAAGATCTTTATTAATGCAGTGTTTTTAGAGAATCCAGGATTTCATGATGCATATGAAGTTGTTAAAAAACGATCGAGTAGGGTTTGAATTTATGCCTTGCTTAACTATATCCACTTTTGTTAAAAAGGGAGAAAAGAGATAGATTCCTATATAAAGAATTACATGAAAATACATTCATAAAGTAAATAAAATAAAATTGCCTTGTATAATCGTAAGTGAAATAAAGATATATGATAAAAAATGAACTAAGAGAAGGGTGAATATATGCACATAAGGGAGTTTATAAGAAATTTTAATAATCATCCGGTTCTTTTTGTAGGTACTGGTATAAGCCTCAGGTATTTAGAAAACTCATTCACTTGGGATGGGTTACTTTCATATATTTCTCAAGCTATTAAAGGTTCAGATGAATTTTATTACGATTTAAAATCTAAATATGAAAAAGATGGGGACTTTGATTACACTAAGATAGCTGAAGAACTTGAAGTCGAATTTAATGAAGCTCTAATAAGTGACCGAGACGGTATATTTAAGGAGATTAATGATCAGTTCTATAAAAACATGAAAAACGATATAAACATTAGCCGGTTTAAGATTTATATTGCCGAGTTATTGTCAGACATTAAAGTTAAAAAGAGTATGCTACGTGAATATTCAGAGTTAAAAAAAGTAAGAAAGAATATTGGTTCAGTTATAACTACAAATTATGATCAATTTATAGAAAGTGTTTTTGAATTCAATCCATTAATTGGTAATGAAATTTTATTAAGTAATCCCTATGGTTCAGTTTATAAGATCCATGGTTGTGTCGATGATCCTAGTAAGATAATAATCACTGATGATGATTATAAGGCATTTAATGAAAAATATGAACTGATTAGAGCACAATTATTATCATTGTTCATTCATAACCCTATAATTTTTTTAGGATATAATATTGGTGATACTAATATTAAAGGGATTCTTAAAACTATCTTCACATATATAAATCCTAATACGGCTGAAGCAGAGGATATCAGAAAGAATTTCTTACTTGTAGAATATGATGAAGGATCCCAGAATACTGAAGTTACTGACCACGATATTGATATGAGTGGATTCTCAACAATTCGAATTAATAAAATAAAAACTGATAACTTTTTAGAAATATATAAGCATCTGGCAAGTTTAAGTCTTCCTGTTTCTGCTATGGATGTCAGAAAGGTACAAGCAATTGTTAAAGAAATATATGTTGGTGGAGATATTCAAGTTAGTATAACTGAGGATATTGACGCCTTAAAAAATGGAGAAAAGATTTTAGCGATTGGTTCATTAAAGACAATTAAATATGAATTTCAAACAACATCAGAGATTATGGAAAACTATTTTAAAATTATTGATGAATCAAATGACCAACTGTTAAAGTTAATTGATAAACACCATATCCAAAAGAGTCAGTATTTTCCGATCTTTGGGTTTAATAAAATACAAGAAGAGTTGAAAACCTCTCAAGAATTAAAGGCAATTCAAAAGGAGAAAATTGCAAATTTAATTATAAACACTCCTGACTTTGCACAACAGTATACTAACATTAATGATATATTAGAGGATGGATATATTTCCCAATATAAAAAGAATCTAGCTATAGTATTAGGAATAATAAGCGATCGAATTGAACTTGGATCTGTTGAGACTTATTTAAGGGAATATCCAGATAAGAAAACTACTAATTACAGAAAGCTTCTTTGTGTATATGACTATAAAATGTACGCTGGAGCAGACGATACGATATACTTTAGTTGATGGTCCAGACACTTTATTACAAGATGGGAATTTGCTCTTTATTACAAAACAGTATGTAGCAACCTATTTTGATACTCCTGAGGATCAGATTATGGCAATACATCATTGAATCACAGCAGATAAAAAACATTCTTCCACAATAGGGCTAGTTAAAGAAACAAAAGCTGTATCTTAACTAACTCAACATACTGTCCGAGCAAAGCACGGGAAGACAGGATTAATAGATAATGCTCTGTTAAGATTTAAATAAGGAGTGAGTGACATGACATGGGTTGAATCATTACAGGCAGCTATAGACTACATGGAAGATCATATACTTGAGGATATTTCGATAGAAGGTGCTGCCCAACAGGCTAATTTTTCAGTTTTTCACTTTCAGCGTACATTTGCGATATTAACTGATACTTCTGTTGGTGATTATCTTAGACATCGTCGTCTAACATTAGCTGCCTATGAGTTAACAAGATCAAATACAAAGATTATTGATCTCGCCTACAAATATGGTTACGACACTCCTGAAGCTTTTTCAAAGGCTTTTCGACGGCAACATGGTATAACACCAAGTGAAGCACGAAAGTACACGGGAAAGCTAAAATCTTATAACCGCCTGGTAGTACATGTGAGTCTGAAGGGAGCAGAGCCGATGCAGGTCAAAGTTGTTGAACGTGAGGCATTTCAGATTGTAGGGATTAAGCGGGAATTTTCACTGGTTGATAAGGAGAACCTAGTGGGCATCCCAAAAATGTGGGATAAGATAAACGAAGAGGGAACTGGCGAGCGATTGTTTAAATTGAACAATGGTCCGGTTAAAAGTGTAGTGGGTGTATGTGTTGAAAAAGATTCTCAATCCATTGATTATTGGATAGGTACAGCACATGAGGGAAGTGCGCCTGATGGATTATCCACTTTGGAAATACCCGCAACCAAATGGGTTGTGTTTGAGGTTCATGGACCGATGCCCGATGCTATGCAAAATGCGTGGAAACAAATTATTTCAGAATGGTTTCCTTCAAGTGGTTACAAACACGCAGGTACACCAGAACTAGAAGTATATTCAGATGAAGATCCATCCAGTCCTGATTTATATTCAGAAATCTGGATTCCAGTAAAATAGAAACTTATATTAGCAGTGGATTACACGTGAATCCGCTGCTTACTTTAATTCTCTTCTGTTAAAGTAACGCCTAATATATGGTCTGAAAATAAAATAAATTCTTTAAGGTGAATAGGGTTGTTTTGATTTGTAAAAGGCGTTAATTTTACATCCTTTAGGTAAAAACAAGCCTTGATATTTATGATGTCTTTCTCAGTCATGTCAAGTTTAGGTTCCTTTTCGTAAGTCATTAACGAATGACCTAATGGAGCTGTGTTTTCATTGTAATCAGATTCTTTTAAATTCATTTCCCCTTCTATAAATGCGGATTCTGTAAGAAATGTAAATCTCGAATTACAATTTAACTCACCAAGGTTTATTTGTAATTCAATAGCCATCAACTTTTTGAAATCTACTACTGCCTCGATATTGTTCATGTTTAGTAT
The nucleotide sequence above comes from Paraliobacillus zengyii. Encoded proteins:
- a CDS encoding SIR2 family protein codes for the protein MHIREFIRNFNNHPVLFVGTGISLRYLENSFTWDGLLSYISQAIKGSDEFYYDLKSKYEKDGDFDYTKIAEELEVEFNEALISDRDGIFKEINDQFYKNMKNDINISRFKIYIAELLSDIKVKKSMLREYSELKKVRKNIGSVITTNYDQFIESVFEFNPLIGNEILLSNPYGSVYKIHGCVDDPSKIIITDDDYKAFNEKYELIRAQLLSLFIHNPIIFLGYNIGDTNIKGILKTIFTYINPNTAEAEDIRKNFLLVEYDEGSQNTEVTDHDIDMSGFSTIRINKIKTDNFLEIYKHLASLSLPVSAMDVRKVQAIVKEIYVGGDIQVSITEDIDALKNGEKILAIGSLKTIKYEFQTTSEIMENYFKIIDESNDQLLKLIDKHHIQKSQYFPIFGFNKIQEELKTSQELKAIQKEKIANLIINTPDFAQQYTNINDILEDGYISQYKKNLAIVLGIISDRIELGSVETYLREYPDKKTTNYRKLLCVYDYKMYAGADDTIYFS
- a CDS encoding AraC family transcriptional regulator, coding for MTWVESLQAAIDYMEDHILEDISIEGAAQQANFSVFHFQRTFAILTDTSVGDYLRHRRLTLAAYELTRSNTKIIDLAYKYGYDTPEAFSKAFRRQHGITPSEARKYTGKLKSYNRLVVHVSLKGAEPMQVKVVEREAFQIVGIKREFSLVDKENLVGIPKMWDKINEEGTGERLFKLNNGPVKSVVGVCVEKDSQSIDYWIGTAHEGSAPDGLSTLEIPATKWVVFEVHGPMPDAMQNAWKQIISEWFPSSGYKHAGTPELEVYSDEDPSSPDLYSEIWIPVK